From a single Micromonospora sp. WMMD1102 genomic region:
- a CDS encoding response regulator transcription factor, with the protein MEPTRDGTPEPRLLRVFLVDDHAMFRAGVRAELGAHVEVVGEASTVAEAVSRIAATEPDVVLLDVHMPDGGGRAVLEAVRRTRPEVRFLALSVSDAAEDVIGLIRAGARGYVTKTISPDELTAAIRRVADGDAVFSPRLAGFVLDSFASRPDAPVADPELDQLTNREREVLRLLARGYAYKEIAKELFISIKTVETHVSNVLRKLQMSNRYELSRWAADRRLV; encoded by the coding sequence ATGGAGCCGACGCGGGACGGTACGCCCGAGCCCAGGCTGCTGCGGGTGTTCCTCGTCGACGATCACGCGATGTTCCGGGCCGGCGTACGCGCCGAGCTGGGCGCGCACGTCGAGGTGGTCGGTGAGGCCAGCACGGTGGCCGAGGCGGTGAGCCGGATCGCCGCCACCGAGCCGGACGTGGTGTTGCTGGACGTGCACATGCCCGACGGCGGTGGCCGGGCGGTGCTGGAGGCGGTCCGGCGTACCCGCCCCGAGGTGCGGTTCCTGGCGCTGAGCGTCTCCGACGCGGCCGAGGACGTGATCGGGCTGATCAGGGCCGGCGCCCGGGGCTACGTGACCAAGACCATCTCGCCGGACGAGCTGACCGCCGCGATCCGCCGGGTCGCCGACGGTGACGCGGTGTTCAGCCCCAGGCTGGCCGGGTTCGTGCTGGACTCCTTCGCCTCCCGGCCGGACGCGCCGGTCGCCGATCCGGAGCTGGACCAGCTGACCAACCGGGAGCGGGAGGTGCTCCGGCTGCTGGCCCGGGGCTACGCGTACAAGGAGATCGCCAAGGAGCTGTTCATCTCCATCAAGACGGTGGAGACGCACGTCTCGAACGTGCTGCGCAAGCTCCAGATGTCCAACCGCTACGAGCTGTCCCGCTGGGCCGCCGACCGCCGGCTGGTCTGA
- a CDS encoding ATP-binding protein, translated as MRATTEPPRLYRARDHRMVAGVAAGIALHLGVRAVWVRVTFLLLLGFSGLGLLLYAAFWAVVPPLPGSGTPPRRNVFQLLPFVAFGLAVILIEVLAFKSDGVAGTAGWLVSIIAVGAGVIWHQSAPERRWQWDRSPVPWLGAVVAESDRRAFVLRFIGGGVLVAVGLIGVVAVYRPQGNFDAVVNGVIFALVALAGVGVVAAPVLWRTYNQLRAEREGRIREQERAELAAMIHDQVLHTLALIQRNAADVKTVQRLARGQERSLRSWLYKPTGSPTERFAAALEQAAAEVEDTFAITVEAVVVGDRETDERVGALVAAAREALVNAARHAKVQTISLYAEVEPEQVSVFVRDRGAGFDPTTVEDHRHGVRGSIIGRMKRHGGRAEIRSTPGDGTEVRLFLPIPRENAAPGKDR; from the coding sequence ATCCGCGCCACGACCGAGCCACCCCGCCTCTACCGTGCCCGCGACCATCGGATGGTCGCCGGCGTGGCCGCCGGGATCGCCCTGCACCTGGGCGTCCGGGCGGTGTGGGTACGCGTGACCTTCCTCCTGCTGCTCGGCTTCAGCGGCCTCGGCCTGCTACTCTACGCGGCGTTCTGGGCGGTGGTGCCGCCGCTGCCCGGCAGCGGTACCCCGCCCCGGCGCAACGTCTTCCAACTGCTGCCCTTCGTGGCGTTCGGGCTCGCGGTGATCCTGATCGAGGTGCTCGCCTTCAAGTCCGACGGGGTGGCCGGCACGGCCGGCTGGCTGGTCTCGATCATCGCGGTCGGCGCCGGGGTGATCTGGCACCAGTCCGCCCCGGAGCGCCGCTGGCAGTGGGACCGGTCCCCGGTGCCGTGGCTCGGGGCGGTGGTGGCCGAGAGCGACCGGCGGGCCTTCGTGCTGCGGTTCATCGGCGGCGGGGTGCTGGTCGCGGTCGGGCTGATCGGTGTGGTGGCGGTCTACCGCCCGCAGGGCAACTTCGACGCGGTGGTCAACGGGGTGATCTTCGCCCTGGTCGCGCTCGCCGGGGTCGGCGTGGTGGCCGCCCCGGTGCTCTGGCGGACCTACAACCAGCTCCGGGCCGAGCGGGAGGGGCGGATTCGGGAGCAGGAGCGGGCCGAGCTGGCCGCGATGATCCACGACCAGGTGTTGCACACCCTGGCCCTGATCCAGCGCAACGCCGCCGACGTCAAGACCGTGCAGCGGCTCGCCCGGGGGCAGGAGCGCTCGCTGCGGAGCTGGCTCTACAAGCCGACCGGCTCGCCGACGGAACGCTTCGCCGCGGCGCTGGAGCAGGCCGCCGCCGAGGTGGAGGACACCTTCGCGATCACCGTCGAGGCGGTTGTGGTCGGTGACCGGGAGACCGACGAGCGGGTCGGCGCGCTGGTGGCCGCCGCCCGGGAGGCGCTGGTGAACGCGGCCCGGCACGCCAAGGTGCAGACCATCTCGCTCTACGCCGAGGTGGAGCCGGAGCAGGTGAGCGTCTTCGTCCGCGACCGCGGCGCGGGCTTCGACCCGACTACCGTTGAGGACCACCGGCACGGCGTACGCGGCTCGATCATCGGGCGGATGAAGCGGCACGGCGGGCGGGCCGAGATCCGCAGTACGCCGGGGGACGGCACCGAGGTGAGACTCTTCCTCCCGATACCCAGGGAGAACGCGGCACCAGGGAAGGACAGGTAA
- a CDS encoding PspC domain-containing protein: MPPPGAGAPPPPPGAAGGPPPEFGFTYRYGLVRPSEGRYLAGVCAAIGRATNSDPILWRVLLAVLGFFGGIGILVYLAAWLIIPSEGDTASPVESMLGRGRSSMSPVTVLVLGIVVAVMFGFIVTDTYRAVLLGAAVLIGGALLLNRDRNRTAPYWQPHAGPPPAGPPPGGYPPPAAGYPAPGYPASSQPAPGQQMPPPAAPGQPGWYPPAAQPSVAPDYPGYPAAAVPASPAPAGPVSGPPVAVPTGPTGPLPSAVPVAPVPGGYRAPFAPHGPYATRPAPPPPPPPKVKPPKRPRERSALGAATFSMIFVAIGVVAILDLTNAVRVMPSTYFAAVLVTIALGLLVGAWFGRARWLIALGLVAACALGISTVAESYTRLRSEEDVLWAPASYAALADRYETRLGSATLDLTRVDFAAKDAQVSVDVDLGEVKVILPPDVDVTVRLDVNAGDALVLDRRYSNFDGNQREVTDLGEDGPGGGKLLLNLSVDAATAEVTR, from the coding sequence ATGCCGCCGCCCGGGGCCGGTGCGCCGCCACCGCCGCCCGGGGCTGCCGGCGGGCCGCCCCCGGAGTTCGGGTTCACCTACCGGTACGGCCTGGTCCGGCCGAGCGAGGGACGCTACCTGGCCGGCGTCTGCGCCGCGATCGGCCGGGCCACCAACAGCGACCCGATCCTCTGGCGGGTGCTCCTCGCCGTACTCGGCTTCTTCGGCGGAATCGGCATCCTGGTCTACCTGGCCGCCTGGCTGATCATCCCCTCCGAGGGCGACACCGCCTCGCCGGTGGAGTCGATGCTGGGCCGGGGACGGTCGAGCATGTCCCCGGTCACCGTGCTGGTGCTCGGCATCGTCGTCGCGGTGATGTTCGGCTTCATCGTGACCGACACCTACCGGGCCGTCCTGCTCGGCGCGGCCGTCCTGATCGGCGGCGCGCTGCTGCTCAACCGGGACCGGAACCGGACCGCGCCGTACTGGCAACCACACGCCGGCCCACCACCCGCCGGGCCACCACCGGGCGGCTATCCGCCCCCGGCAGCCGGCTACCCGGCACCCGGCTACCCGGCGTCCAGCCAGCCGGCACCCGGCCAGCAGATGCCCCCGCCGGCCGCGCCCGGACAGCCCGGCTGGTACCCGCCGGCGGCGCAGCCGAGCGTCGCACCCGACTACCCCGGGTACCCCGCAGCGGCCGTACCGGCCTCACCGGCACCCGCCGGGCCGGTGAGCGGGCCACCGGTGGCCGTGCCGACCGGGCCGACCGGGCCGCTTCCGTCAGCGGTGCCGGTGGCGCCGGTGCCGGGGGGCTACCGGGCACCGTTCGCACCGCACGGCCCGTACGCCACTCGGCCGGCTCCCCCGCCGCCACCCCCGCCGAAGGTGAAGCCACCGAAGCGCCCCCGGGAGCGGTCCGCGCTCGGGGCCGCCACCTTTTCGATGATCTTCGTGGCGATCGGCGTGGTCGCGATCCTGGACCTGACGAACGCGGTACGGGTCATGCCGTCCACCTACTTCGCCGCCGTGCTGGTGACGATCGCGCTCGGGCTGCTGGTCGGCGCCTGGTTCGGCCGGGCCCGCTGGTTGATCGCCCTCGGCCTGGTCGCGGCCTGCGCACTGGGCATCTCCACGGTCGCCGAGTCCTACACCCGGCTGCGCAGCGAGGAGGACGTGCTCTGGGCACCGGCCAGCTACGCCGCGCTGGCCGACCGCTACGAGACCCGACTCGGCAGCGCCACCCTCGACCTGACCCGGGTCGACTTCGCCGCCAAGGACGCCCAGGTGAGCGTGGACGTTGACCTCGGCGAGGTGAAGGTGATCCTGCCGCCCGACGTCGACGTGACCGTACGCCTCGACGTGAACGCGGGTGACGCCCTGGTGCTGGACCGCAGGTACAGCAACTTCGACGGCAACCAACGAGAGGTGACCGACCTCGGCGAGGACGGTCCGGGCGGCGGGAAACTGCTGCTCAACCTCTCGGTCGACGCGGCCACCGCGGAGGTGACTCGATGA
- a CDS encoding phosphatidylserine decarboxylase: protein MTQSPAVCATGPGRPVRVGERAARVLTTEMSRHQGPKTTLLVGGTTDSSVLAAAADALLPGDVLTVVPADALAADELREHVTALGQWTAQRVRVVDSLAEADTADVVIAAEPLTGSAEETRSALNGLAKYLTDGGVLSVLVPALPGRAAGAVGELERQSALFGVGTDLVLVNQPPVRAHRLRFTPADVSVAARLAPAHRTSSVRLTQRMHIDSNGVAAAGIALGLAALTRATRPKSRLWLVPALAAGPVAAFFRDPERDVPDDESAVVAAADGQVLSVQRLRDERFGDGEFLRVAVFLSVLDVHVNRSPVAGKVVDYFVADGGFAAAMKPDAEHNVAAYTVLDTDRGTVVVAQRTGLIARRIVQRAPVGALLARGERFGLIRFGSRTDVYLPADAAEPVVGPGERVIGGSSVIARWR, encoded by the coding sequence ATGACCCAGTCCCCCGCCGTATGCGCCACCGGCCCAGGCCGCCCGGTCCGCGTCGGCGAGCGCGCCGCCCGCGTCCTGACCACCGAGATGTCCCGGCACCAGGGCCCGAAGACCACCCTGCTGGTCGGGGGCACCACCGACTCGTCCGTACTGGCCGCCGCGGCCGACGCGCTGCTCCCCGGCGACGTACTCACCGTGGTGCCGGCGGACGCGCTCGCCGCCGACGAGCTCCGGGAGCACGTCACGGCCCTGGGGCAGTGGACCGCCCAGCGGGTACGGGTGGTCGACTCGCTGGCCGAAGCGGACACGGCGGACGTGGTGATCGCCGCGGAACCGCTGACCGGCAGCGCCGAGGAGACCCGGTCGGCGCTGAACGGCCTCGCCAAGTACCTGACCGACGGCGGGGTGCTCAGCGTGCTGGTGCCCGCACTGCCCGGTCGGGCCGCCGGGGCGGTGGGTGAACTCGAACGGCAGAGCGCACTGTTCGGCGTCGGCACCGATCTCGTACTGGTCAACCAGCCTCCGGTGCGGGCACACCGGCTCCGGTTCACCCCGGCCGACGTTTCGGTGGCGGCCCGGCTGGCGCCCGCGCACCGCACGTCGAGCGTCCGGCTCACCCAGCGGATGCACATCGACTCCAACGGGGTCGCGGCGGCCGGTATCGCGCTGGGGCTGGCCGCGCTCACCCGGGCCACCCGGCCGAAGTCCCGGCTCTGGCTGGTGCCCGCGCTGGCCGCCGGCCCGGTCGCGGCGTTCTTCCGGGACCCCGAGCGGGACGTCCCGGACGACGAGTCCGCCGTCGTCGCCGCCGCCGACGGCCAGGTGCTCTCCGTGCAGCGGCTCCGGGACGAGCGGTTCGGCGACGGCGAGTTCCTGCGGGTCGCGGTCTTCCTCTCCGTACTCGACGTGCACGTCAACCGCTCGCCGGTGGCCGGCAAGGTGGTGGACTACTTCGTCGCCGACGGAGGTTTCGCGGCGGCGATGAAACCGGACGCGGAGCACAACGTGGCCGCGTACACGGTGCTCGACACCGACCGCGGCACGGTGGTGGTGGCCCAGCGGACCGGCCTGATCGCCCGGCGGATCGTGCAGCGGGCGCCGGTCGGCGCGCTGCTGGCCCGGGGCGAACGGTTCGGCCTGATCCGGTTCGGTTCGCGGACCGACGTCTACCTGCCCGCCGATGCCGCCGAGCCGGTGGTCGGGCCGGGCGAACGTGTCATCGGCGGAAGCTCCGTGATCGCCCGCTGGCGCTGA
- a CDS encoding CDP-alcohol phosphatidyltransferase family protein — MRRSGAFARQVLLVRVGRRDHHLDDAGSSALVLPDRRYPADRARLDPYGVDRLTAAEIEAVVPVSPAVGPTDPVDAANPPMAIPLLPGERTMARRVKFAVVNACTVASLTLGLLAIFQAMQGDVRVAAYCLIACVAFDGLDGALARRMGVASPFGAQMDSLADMCSFGLAAPVVVYASLVGSVSTAAAAVACALVAACAAIRLARFNVSPKDGRFFCGVPTTMAAAVLALAVLIGLPVSGEVQVAGVGLLAFAMVSSFPYAKLARLIKLPPWLWLAPVIGALVDIRLTFALLVVGYLVSGPLLWWRQRRTA, encoded by the coding sequence CTGCGTCGCAGCGGCGCGTTCGCCCGGCAGGTGTTGCTGGTCCGGGTGGGACGCCGGGATCACCACCTTGACGACGCCGGCTCCAGTGCCCTCGTGTTGCCAGACCGCCGCTACCCCGCGGACCGCGCTCGGCTCGACCCGTACGGCGTCGACCGGCTGACCGCCGCCGAGATCGAGGCGGTCGTACCGGTGAGTCCGGCCGTCGGCCCGACCGACCCGGTCGACGCCGCCAACCCGCCGATGGCGATCCCGCTGCTGCCCGGCGAGCGGACCATGGCCCGCCGGGTCAAGTTCGCCGTGGTCAACGCCTGCACCGTGGCCAGCCTGACCCTCGGACTGCTCGCCATCTTCCAGGCGATGCAGGGCGACGTGCGCGTCGCGGCGTACTGCCTGATCGCCTGCGTGGCGTTCGACGGCCTCGACGGTGCGCTGGCCCGCAGGATGGGCGTGGCCAGCCCGTTCGGTGCCCAGATGGACTCGCTGGCCGACATGTGCTCGTTCGGCCTGGCCGCCCCCGTGGTGGTCTACGCCTCCCTGGTGGGCTCGGTCTCCACCGCCGCCGCTGCGGTGGCCTGCGCGCTCGTCGCGGCCTGCGCGGCGATCCGGTTGGCCCGGTTCAACGTCTCGCCCAAGGACGGGCGGTTCTTCTGCGGCGTGCCGACCACGATGGCCGCGGCGGTGCTCGCCCTGGCGGTGCTGATCGGGCTGCCGGTCTCCGGCGAGGTGCAGGTGGCCGGCGTGGGGCTGCTCGCCTTCGCGATGGTCTCCAGCTTCCCGTACGCCAAGCTGGCCCGTCTGATCAAGCTGCCGCCGTGGCTGTGGCTGGCTCCGGTGATCGGTGCCCTGGTCGACATCCGGCTCACCTTCGCGCTCCTGGTGGTCGGCTACCTGGTCAGCGGGCCACTGCTCTGGTGGCGCCAACGCCGCACCGCCTGA
- a CDS encoding NUDIX domain-containing protein, with protein MRRRRRIGAYGLCRDGERVLLVRGSAAGPFPGVWQLPGGDVAHGEHPRVAVHREFAEETGLAVAVTGLRAVLADVIRLSADGGPVAEHTDRVVYDVEPTGGTLRAEPHGGTDRVAWLAPEELAGLVLMPFTAELLGRPADPLPESTLPTPQDAGSPAFRDAGSSAGKRDGAVPEGVVRVGPVDRYQRFAAYGLATDPAGRILLTRIATGFPGAGRWHLPGGGTDHGEQPVSALLRELVEETGQLGRVTGLLHLSHRHNTREFGPEGRPLDWHGVRAIYRVEVDAPTEARVVEATGGSTDTAGWFSPADVAQLPRTEVVDAALSLL; from the coding sequence GTGCGACGGCGACGGCGGATCGGGGCGTACGGGCTCTGTCGGGACGGTGAGCGGGTGCTGCTCGTCCGGGGGTCCGCGGCCGGACCATTTCCCGGCGTCTGGCAGCTCCCGGGCGGAGACGTCGCACACGGGGAGCACCCGAGGGTGGCGGTGCACCGCGAGTTCGCCGAGGAGACCGGGCTGGCCGTCGCGGTGACCGGGCTGCGCGCGGTACTCGCCGACGTGATCCGGCTCAGCGCGGACGGTGGGCCGGTGGCCGAGCACACCGACCGGGTCGTCTACGACGTCGAGCCGACCGGCGGGACGCTCCGGGCCGAGCCGCACGGCGGCACCGACCGGGTGGCCTGGCTCGCCCCCGAGGAACTCGCCGGACTGGTCCTGATGCCGTTCACCGCCGAGCTGCTCGGCCGCCCGGCGGACCCGCTGCCGGAGAGCACCCTCCCGACACCTCAGGACGCCGGTTCTCCGGCATTTCGGGACGCCGGTTCCTCGGCGGGGAAGCGGGACGGGGCCGTGCCGGAGGGGGTCGTGCGGGTCGGACCGGTCGACCGGTACCAGCGGTTCGCGGCGTACGGGCTGGCCACCGATCCCGCCGGGCGGATCCTGCTGACCCGGATCGCGACCGGGTTTCCCGGTGCCGGCCGGTGGCACCTGCCCGGCGGCGGCACCGACCACGGCGAGCAGCCGGTCAGCGCGCTGCTCCGGGAACTGGTCGAGGAGACCGGGCAGCTCGGCCGGGTGACCGGTCTGCTGCACCTGTCGCACCGGCACAACACCCGCGAGTTCGGTCCGGAGGGCCGGCCGCTGGACTGGCACGGGGTGCGGGCGATCTACCGGGTCGAGGTCGACGCGCCCACCGAGGCGAGGGTGGTCGAGGCCACAGGTGGGTCGACCGACACCGCCGGCTGGTTCTCCCCGGCCGACGTGGCGCAGCTGCCGCGTACCGAGGTGGTGGACGCCGCGCTGTCGCTGCTCTGA
- a CDS encoding NUDIX domain-containing protein, producing the protein MTPALEPIRKIAAYAICTDPTDRVLLVRASSKSGTPGVWSLPGGAVDHGEDPNHTVVRETAAETGLSVSVVGLHDVLADMRSLPHRGVTIHTDRLLYQVSVRGGTLCDRVGQPTDLARWHTLAEAEKVLLRPFTARALGLPSGPIDLCPEEAPDFPSFHAVPGPDGLHRAQRFAAYAVATDPDGRVLLTRVADGYPGAGCWHLPGGGTDYGEQPGAALIRELVEETGQRGRLIELIGVASHRDAASLGPEGYPIDWHGVRAFYRVMVDSPAPPTVGDVGGSTSEARWFGREELEALPVDRLTEVTAEAVQAARLG; encoded by the coding sequence GTGACCCCCGCGCTGGAACCGATCCGCAAGATCGCCGCTTACGCGATCTGCACCGATCCAACTGATCGGGTGCTCCTGGTCCGGGCCTCCTCGAAGTCCGGAACGCCCGGCGTCTGGTCGCTGCCCGGCGGCGCCGTCGACCACGGCGAGGACCCCAACCACACGGTGGTCCGCGAGACCGCCGCCGAGACCGGACTCTCCGTCTCCGTCGTCGGCCTGCACGACGTGCTCGCCGACATGAGATCGCTGCCGCACCGTGGCGTCACGATCCACACCGACCGCCTGCTCTACCAGGTCTCCGTGCGTGGCGGCACGCTCTGCGACCGGGTGGGCCAGCCGACCGACCTGGCCCGCTGGCACACCCTGGCGGAGGCGGAGAAAGTGCTGCTGCGGCCGTTCACCGCACGCGCTCTGGGACTGCCCAGCGGGCCGATCGACCTCTGTCCGGAGGAGGCGCCCGACTTCCCCTCCTTCCACGCCGTACCAGGGCCGGACGGGTTGCACCGGGCGCAGCGGTTCGCGGCGTACGCGGTCGCCACCGACCCGGACGGCCGGGTGCTGCTGACCCGGGTCGCCGACGGCTACCCGGGAGCGGGCTGCTGGCACCTGCCCGGTGGCGGCACCGACTACGGCGAGCAGCCGGGCGCGGCACTGATCCGGGAACTCGTCGAGGAGACCGGGCAGCGCGGCCGGCTGATCGAGTTGATCGGGGTGGCGAGCCACCGGGACGCCGCCTCGCTCGGCCCGGAGGGCTATCCGATCGACTGGCACGGCGTGCGCGCCTTCTACCGGGTGATGGTCGACTCGCCCGCCCCGCCGACGGTCGGTGACGTCGGCGGCTCCACCTCCGAGGCGCGCTGGTTCGGCCGGGAGGAGTTGGAGGCGCTGCCGGTCGACCGGCTGACCGAGGTGACCGCCGAGGCGGTCCAGGCGGCCCGGCTGGGCTGA
- a CDS encoding PspC domain-containing protein — translation MTQIPLSQPPYKQLRRPTTDRMIAGVASGLGRYFNVDPTLVRVVFAAIAVFTGGLGLLAYPVLWFLMPEEPADAPAWPHPPGTGPVWPPTWATRSPGTPAPPPPGTPAPPPPGAPAGTTGTSQPRGDGPAEVLENPPTEPRYPA, via the coding sequence ATGACGCAGATACCGCTCAGCCAGCCCCCGTACAAGCAGCTCCGCCGCCCGACCACGGACCGGATGATCGCCGGTGTGGCCAGCGGGCTCGGCCGCTACTTCAACGTCGACCCGACCCTGGTCCGGGTGGTGTTCGCCGCGATCGCGGTCTTCACCGGCGGGCTCGGCCTGCTGGCGTACCCGGTGCTCTGGTTCCTGATGCCGGAGGAGCCGGCCGACGCGCCCGCCTGGCCGCACCCACCGGGCACCGGCCCGGTCTGGCCGCCGACCTGGGCCACCCGCTCGCCCGGCACCCCTGCCCCGCCACCGCCCGGCACCCCTGCCCCGCCACCGCCCGGCGCACCCGCTGGGACGACGGGTACCTCACAGCCGCGCGGGGACGGGCCGGCGGAGGTGCTGGAGAACCCGCCGACGGAGCCGCGCTACCCGGCGTGA
- the guaA gene encoding glutamine-hydrolyzing GMP synthase → MNTPRPVLVVDFGAQYAQLIARRVREARVYSEIVPHSMPVAEMLARDPAAIILSGGPASVYAPGAPQVDGKLFDSGVPVFGICYGFQAMARALGGTVAHTGGREYGGTVLRARPDATAATALLRDLPAEMSVWMSHGDCVTEAPDGFTVTAESPGAPVAAFEDLAGRRVGTQFHPEVGHTEHGQRMLECFLYDVAGIEPTWTPENIISDQIAEIRARVGDKEVICGLSGGVDSAVAAALVHQAVGDQLTCVFVDHGLLRAGEAEQVESDYVAATGIKLKVVDAADRFLDALAGVTDPEQKRKIIGREFIRVFEAAAREVAASGDVEFLVQGTLYPDVVESGGGSGTANIKSHHNVGGLPEDLKFALVEPLRTLFKDEVRQLGLALGLPEAMVWRHPFPGPGLAIRIIGAVDRQRLDLLREADLIAREELTAAGLDRDVWQFPVVLLADVRSVGVQGDGRSYGHPVVLRPVSSSDAMTADWSRLPYDVIARISTRITNEVAEVNRVVLDVTSKPPGTIEWE, encoded by the coding sequence ATGAACACGCCGCGCCCGGTCCTGGTGGTGGACTTCGGAGCCCAGTACGCCCAGCTCATCGCCCGCCGGGTCCGCGAGGCCCGGGTCTACTCGGAGATCGTCCCGCACTCGATGCCGGTGGCCGAGATGCTGGCCAGGGATCCGGCCGCGATCATCCTCTCCGGCGGCCCGGCCAGCGTCTACGCGCCGGGTGCCCCGCAGGTCGACGGCAAGCTCTTCGACAGCGGCGTGCCGGTCTTCGGCATCTGCTACGGCTTCCAGGCGATGGCCCGGGCCCTCGGCGGCACGGTGGCGCACACCGGCGGCCGGGAGTACGGCGGCACCGTGCTGCGGGCCAGGCCCGACGCGACCGCCGCGACCGCCCTGCTCCGCGACCTGCCGGCCGAGATGTCGGTCTGGATGAGCCACGGTGACTGTGTGACGGAGGCGCCGGACGGGTTCACCGTGACCGCCGAGTCGCCCGGTGCTCCGGTGGCGGCGTTCGAGGATCTCGCCGGACGGCGGGTCGGCACCCAGTTCCACCCGGAGGTGGGGCACACCGAGCACGGCCAGCGGATGCTGGAGTGCTTCCTCTACGACGTGGCCGGGATCGAGCCGACCTGGACGCCGGAGAACATCATCTCCGACCAGATCGCCGAGATCCGCGCCCGGGTCGGCGACAAGGAGGTCATCTGCGGGCTCTCCGGCGGCGTCGACTCGGCGGTCGCCGCCGCGCTCGTGCACCAGGCCGTCGGCGACCAGCTCACCTGCGTCTTCGTCGACCATGGCCTGCTCCGGGCCGGCGAGGCCGAGCAGGTGGAGTCCGACTACGTCGCGGCCACCGGGATCAAGCTCAAGGTGGTCGACGCGGCCGACCGGTTTCTCGACGCGCTGGCCGGGGTGACCGACCCGGAGCAGAAGCGCAAGATCATCGGTCGGGAGTTCATCCGGGTCTTCGAGGCGGCGGCCCGGGAGGTCGCCGCGAGCGGTGACGTGGAGTTCCTGGTGCAGGGGACCCTCTACCCCGACGTGGTGGAGTCCGGCGGCGGCAGCGGCACCGCCAACATCAAGTCACACCACAACGTCGGCGGCCTGCCGGAGGACCTGAAGTTCGCGCTGGTCGAGCCGCTGCGCACGCTCTTCAAGGACGAGGTACGCCAGCTGGGTCTGGCGCTCGGCCTGCCCGAGGCGATGGTCTGGCGGCACCCGTTCCCCGGCCCCGGGCTGGCGATCCGGATCATCGGGGCGGTGGACCGGCAGCGGCTAGACCTGCTCCGGGAGGCCGACCTGATCGCCCGGGAGGAACTCACCGCCGCCGGCCTCGACAGGGACGTCTGGCAGTTCCCGGTGGTGCTGCTCGCCGACGTACGCAGTGTCGGGGTGCAGGGTGACGGACGCAGTTACGGACATCCGGTGGTACTCCGGCCGGTGTCGAGTTCCGACGCCATGACGGCGGACTGGTCCAGGCTGCCGTACGACGTGATCGCCCGGATCTCCACCCGGATCACCAACGAGGTTGCCGAGGTCAACCGGGTGGTGCTCGACGTGACGAGCAAGCCACCGGGCACCATCGAGTGGGAGTGA